The proteins below are encoded in one region of Engraulis encrasicolus isolate BLACKSEA-1 chromosome 1, IST_EnEncr_1.0, whole genome shotgun sequence:
- the gemin6 gene encoding gem-associated protein 6: MCTWSNSKPPKWATYLSKFVNVSTHSSQYKGWVFTVDPVSASIVLVTFPDASPPRVQVVLGHQVASVEVLQDDGSHGNASRLASVFSSSGGGGGVALVTPEELQQRRASMRRWIERHHIPVTEDGELLRVAGVLTISAPYGAEDCSSSNEIILSRVQSLLHSNPELK; this comes from the exons ATGTGTACCTGGTCGAACAGCAAACCACCTAAGTGGGCTACCTATTTGTCGAAATTCGTGAATGTGTCGACGCACAGCAGTCAATATAAAGGTTGGGTTTTCACGGTGGATCCAGTCTCGGCAAG CATCGTGCTGGTGACGTTTCCAGACGCGTCTCCTCCGCGTGTTCAGGTCGTGCTCGGCCACCAGGTGGCGTCTGTGGAGGTCCTGCAGGATGATGGTAGTCACGGTAACGCTTCTCGACTGGCCTCCGTGTTCTCCTCcagcggtggtggcggcggcgttGCCCTAGTAACCCCCGAGGAGCTGCAGCAGCGTAGAGCGAGCATGCGCCGGTGGATCGAGCGGCACCACATCCCCGTAACAGAGGACGGCGAGCTGCTGAGGGTGGCGGGAGTGCTGACCATCAGCGCCCCCTACGGAGCGGAGGACTGCAGCAGCTCCAACGAGATCATCCTGTCCAGAGTACAGAGCCTGCTGCACAGCAACCCCGAACTCAAGTAG